The DNA segment TTTCATTTATATTTAAATCATTTTTAGTCAAATTTTCCTCTATAAAATATTCTTGTATAGATAAATTTGAGGAGTTTTCATCGTTTGTTTCTTCAATTATAATCTGTTCTTGATTTAAAACATTTGTTGTATTATCATCTATCATCGAACTTTCAAAAAATCTAGAGACTCCAAAAGCCCCAAGAATTATCAATACAACGATAATAATAACAACAAAAAACCAAAAATATGAACCTTTTTTAGTATAAGAACTCATTCTTGGACAAACTTGAGCATGGTTTTTTTTCTCTGCCCCATTCTCAATAAGATATGCTTGATATTCTTCTAAAAAATCCGTAAAATCAAGTTCATATTCTCTTTGTAAAATTTTAATAAATCCATTGATATTAAAACGAGATAGAGACTTAAAATCTTTTTTTATAATAAACTCAAGACAAATTTTTTCTATCTGTGTTCTTTTTTGAACTTCTACTAAATTTAAATCTTCTAACTTTTTCCAACTATCCATTGATCATCCTATCACAAAGTATCGCAAATGCCGCACTTACATTTAAACTATCAAAGTCATTATGCATTTTTATTCCCACACATTCATCGCATTTTTTCAAAATTTTAGATGGTATCCCAAAACCTTCACTTCCCATAATCAAAACTTTTTTGTCTTTAGGTGTAATTTGATGGATATTATTGCCACCACTTGCACTTGCATAAATATAAAATCCTTTTTGTTTTAATTCATTTATCATATTTAATATATCATCATTTAAAGCTATTTTCATATCTAAAGCTGCACCGCTACTAGTTCTAATCACACCATCTACAGCTACACTCTTAGTTGCTAAAATCACACCTTCAGCACCCAAAGCATAAGCGCTTCTAATAATAGCTCCAATATTTCCAACATCGCTAATATTATACAAAATAACAATAAAATTTTTGTCTTTTAGCTCATTAAATTCACAAAAATCAAATTCTTTAATATCCATTAAAAAACCTTGATGATTACCGCCTCTAGCTAAACTTTGAGCGTTTTTAAAATCAAGTTTTTTAATTTTTTTAGAGCATTTGGTTATTTTTGTAAATTCACTTTTTTCGCATTCTTTTGCTAAAAAAATTTCATTGATTTTGTCTTTATGTTTTTCTAAAATATAAAAAAATA comes from the Campylobacter insulaenigrae NCTC 12927 genome and includes:
- the rlmB gene encoding 23S rRNA (guanosine(2251)-2'-O)-methyltransferase RlmB, which gives rise to MIVYGKQVFFYILEKHKDKINEIFLAKECEKSEFTKITKCSKKIKKLDFKNAQSLARGGNHQGFLMDIKEFDFCEFNELKDKNFIVILYNISDVGNIGAIIRSAYALGAEGVILATKSVAVDGVIRTSSGAALDMKIALNDDILNMINELKQKGFYIYASASGGNNIHQITPKDKKVLIMGSEGFGIPSKILKKCDECVGIKMHNDFDSLNVSAAFAILCDRMING